In Bacillus sp. SB49, a single window of DNA contains:
- a CDS encoding YhdT family protein has product MEQNRNKQDDPRYRIANREAWIGIGIVVVNFLLWFGFAYGLGAEPVEDYQYIWGLPAWFFYSCIAVTGFIFVVVIFAVRYFFIEVPLDEEGDE; this is encoded by the coding sequence GTGGAACAAAATCGAAACAAACAAGATGATCCGCGGTACCGTATTGCCAACCGTGAAGCATGGATTGGTATCGGCATCGTAGTTGTAAACTTCCTCCTGTGGTTCGGCTTCGCTTACGGGCTGGGGGCGGAACCGGTCGAAGATTATCAATATATATGGGGGCTGCCGGCGTGGTTCTTCTACAGCTGTATTGCTGTAACAGGATTTATATTCGTTGTCGTGATCTTTGCTGTGCGCTACTTCTTTATAGAGGTGCCGCTGGATGAGGAGGGAGACGAATGA
- a CDS encoding thiamine phosphate synthase, producing MKLLAVTKDEMDPVTLKSIIPAIDPYVDTVIYRDNSKSLVDYEAAFRDLMDVSDKWTVHKHSGIADRTDRSVHYPERCMDDLKVGTGKVRGVSVHSLESGRTAQRAGADYVLFGHIFQSDSKRNAPPRGISSLMELTGGLAIPVFAIGGIQPQHISLLRKAGAAGVAVQSGIFDAEDPISAAENYREAILS from the coding sequence ATGAAGCTTTTAGCCGTTACAAAAGACGAGATGGATCCCGTCACCTTGAAGAGTATAATTCCAGCCATTGATCCGTATGTCGACACTGTCATTTACCGAGATAACTCAAAGTCTCTGGTGGATTATGAAGCTGCATTTAGAGACTTGATGGATGTCTCTGATAAGTGGACGGTTCACAAGCATAGTGGAATTGCAGATCGTACGGATCGAAGCGTCCATTATCCAGAGAGGTGTATGGATGATCTTAAGGTAGGAACAGGGAAGGTTAGAGGGGTTTCCGTTCACAGTTTGGAATCAGGCAGAACAGCACAAAGGGCAGGCGCGGACTATGTTCTCTTCGGTCATATATTTCAGTCGGACAGTAAGCGGAACGCGCCACCCAGGGGGATAAGCTCGTTGATGGAGCTTACCGGAGGGTTGGCTATTCCTGTTTTCGCTATCGGAGGGATTCAGCCACAGCATATATCTCTGTTGCGGAAGGCAGGAGCAGCAGGCGTGGCTGTGCAGTCGGGTATTTTCGACGCGGAGGATCCAATTTCGGCAGCAGAAAATTATCGGGAGGCGATTCTTTCATGA
- a CDS encoding LLM class flavin-dependent oxidoreductase has product MTNTSFSDTKISVLDLVSVKEGRSTKQAFEDTISLAQHAEKLGYNRYWMAEHHNMPAIASSATALAVSHVLHHTSEIRVGSGGVMLPNHAPLIIAEQFGTLETLFPGRVDLGLGRAPGTDQMTARAMRRHLESDPNEFPQQVDELRGYFRGDNPVHAYPGEGTDVPIWLLGSSGFSAQLAGQLGLPFSFASHFSPNNTHGALNLYRGSFKPSGELEQPYAMLGVHLIAADTDEEATRLATSLQQQFLNLVRGTTKLLQPPVDDIEQVWTSQEKMALHQQLGASIIGSKETVKRKLEKFQSETQADEIMITSPIYDHEARLRSYEIVSEIMKETNNH; this is encoded by the coding sequence ATGACGAATACATCTTTTTCCGATACAAAAATATCCGTTCTTGACCTTGTCAGTGTAAAAGAAGGCAGGTCTACGAAACAGGCTTTTGAAGATACGATAAGCTTAGCCCAACACGCAGAAAAGCTCGGTTACAACCGATACTGGATGGCAGAACATCATAACATGCCCGCCATCGCAAGTTCTGCTACGGCTCTCGCTGTCAGTCACGTCCTTCACCATACGTCTGAGATCCGCGTTGGTTCCGGGGGTGTGATGCTTCCAAACCATGCACCACTGATTATCGCCGAGCAGTTCGGAACGCTGGAAACACTATTTCCGGGACGAGTCGACCTTGGACTTGGCCGTGCTCCGGGTACGGATCAAATGACGGCAAGAGCGATGCGGAGGCATTTGGAGAGTGATCCAAATGAATTTCCACAGCAGGTAGACGAACTTAGGGGATACTTCCGGGGGGATAACCCGGTCCATGCCTACCCAGGAGAAGGAACAGACGTGCCGATCTGGCTGCTCGGGTCAAGCGGGTTCAGCGCACAGCTTGCAGGACAGCTCGGGCTGCCGTTCTCGTTTGCAAGTCACTTCTCTCCGAACAATACACACGGAGCACTGAATCTTTATCGTGGAAGCTTCAAGCCATCTGGTGAGCTGGAACAACCTTATGCCATGCTCGGCGTTCACTTGATTGCAGCGGATACCGATGAAGAAGCGACAAGGCTTGCGACTTCACTGCAGCAACAGTTCTTGAATCTCGTGCGCGGCACGACAAAACTGCTGCAGCCGCCTGTAGATGATATAGAACAAGTTTGGACGTCTCAAGAGAAAATGGCCCTTCATCAACAGCTTGGCGCTTCAATTATCGGGAGCAAAGAAACCGTTAAACGGAAGCTGGAAAAATTCCAATCCGAAACACAAGCGGACGAAATTATGATCACCTCTCCGATCTATGACCATGAAGCACGTCTTCGTTCCTATGAAATCGTCTCAGAGATCATGAAAGAAACCAATAATCATTGA
- the panF gene encoding sodium/pantothenate symporter: protein MNWEVVLPLLVFLAVIFFIGFYASARMKTASDFLQEYFLGSRELGGFILAMTMTATYGSASSFVGGPGVAYTMGLGWVLLSMSQLATGYFVLSVLGKKFAIMARKIRAVTLIDFLKERYRSKWVVLIAAFSIIVFLFSAMAAQWVGGARLIETMTGLSYTTALALFAVSVLIYVIIGGFRAVAITDTVQGIVMFVGTVIILIGTIVAGGGVEAIINDLAQENPNLISPYGADGSLTPAYVSSFWVLVGIGVIGLPQVAVRAMSYKSSKGMHRALIIGTIVVGVIMLGMHLTGVFARAVLPGIEIGDTVMPRIAMEVLPPWLAGIVLAAPMAAIMSTVDSLLLLVSSAVVKDVYINYIKPDASDSTVKRISFGVTAMIGILVFAMAIQPPELLIWLNLFAFGGLEAAFIWPVVLGLYWKKGNASGALASMLTGVGSYIIIYSFWDNPFGMHTVILPVLTALVIYVLVSLLTGERHRRVQEEIIEKLWKV, encoded by the coding sequence ATGAATTGGGAAGTCGTACTACCTCTCCTCGTTTTTCTCGCCGTCATATTCTTTATCGGCTTTTATGCATCGGCACGAATGAAGACCGCATCTGACTTCCTTCAAGAATACTTTCTTGGCAGTAGAGAACTGGGCGGTTTTATCCTCGCCATGACGATGACAGCAACTTATGGGAGTGCATCTAGTTTTGTAGGGGGCCCCGGTGTTGCCTATACGATGGGGCTGGGCTGGGTGCTGCTATCGATGTCCCAACTAGCCACCGGATATTTCGTGCTGAGCGTTTTAGGTAAGAAATTTGCCATCATGGCTCGTAAAATCCGGGCTGTTACCCTGATTGATTTTCTTAAGGAAAGGTATCGCAGCAAATGGGTCGTGCTGATTGCCGCATTCAGTATTATCGTTTTCCTATTTTCGGCAATGGCTGCCCAATGGGTTGGGGGAGCGCGTCTTATTGAAACGATGACCGGCCTTTCGTACACAACGGCACTGGCGCTGTTCGCCGTATCGGTGCTCATCTATGTCATTATCGGAGGGTTTCGTGCGGTCGCGATTACCGATACGGTTCAAGGAATTGTCATGTTCGTCGGTACCGTCATCATTTTAATCGGTACGATCGTCGCAGGAGGCGGCGTGGAAGCGATCATCAACGATCTGGCTCAGGAAAATCCTAACTTGATATCACCTTATGGAGCTGATGGATCCCTGACACCGGCGTATGTATCTTCTTTTTGGGTACTTGTCGGGATAGGGGTCATCGGTCTTCCGCAGGTTGCTGTCCGAGCAATGAGCTATAAGAGCTCAAAAGGGATGCATCGGGCGTTAATCATCGGCACCATCGTTGTCGGAGTCATTATGCTTGGCATGCACTTAACAGGAGTCTTTGCCCGCGCCGTTTTGCCTGGTATAGAAATAGGAGATACCGTTATGCCGAGAATAGCAATGGAAGTATTGCCGCCGTGGCTTGCAGGAATTGTGCTTGCCGCTCCAATGGCCGCGATCATGTCCACCGTTGATTCGCTGTTGCTGTTGGTTAGTTCTGCGGTCGTTAAAGACGTCTATATCAACTATATAAAGCCGGATGCTTCCGATTCTACAGTAAAGCGTATAAGTTTCGGAGTAACTGCCATGATCGGAATACTCGTCTTTGCTATGGCCATACAGCCGCCGGAATTATTAATATGGCTCAACTTATTCGCTTTCGGCGGGCTTGAAGCCGCGTTCATCTGGCCGGTCGTGCTCGGTTTGTATTGGAAAAAAGGAAACGCAAGCGGCGCACTTGCTTCTATGTTGACCGGCGTTGGCAGCTATATCATTATCTACAGTTTTTGGGATAACCCTTTTGGGATGCATACCGTCATTCTGCCTGTTCTTACGGCACTTGTCATCTATGTCCTGGTAAGTCTTTTGACAGGTGAACGCCATAGAAGGGTGCAGGAGGAAATTATAGAGAAGCTTTGGAAGGTATAG